One genomic segment of Spiroplasma endosymbiont of Poecilobothrus nobilitatus includes these proteins:
- the trmD gene encoding tRNA (guanosine(37)-N1)-methyltransferase TrmD: protein MKKFTVLTLFPEMFNNFMTTSIIKKALYEKLIAIKIVDIRDYSIGKHHQVDDYQYGGGEGMVLMIEPLVAAIKAHQTKDSVTILLTPQGKQYVQEQVQQFATNDNDLILVCGHYEGFDERVLYYIDYELSIGDYILTGGELASMVVIDSVTRLCENVINTQSHLNDSFSNNLLDYPVYTKPVEYDGHYVPEVLLSGHHQKISQWREYEALKKTWLKRLDLLEKKNLTTEQQILLEKIKNEKRFNYRRKEKNSYEDEFNRRNYKRSTS from the coding sequence ATGAAAAAGTTTACAGTATTAACTTTATTTCCAGAAATGTTCAATAATTTTATGACAACATCAATTATTAAAAAAGCACTTTATGAAAAATTAATTGCAATTAAAATTGTTGATATTCGTGATTATAGCATTGGCAAACATCATCAAGTTGATGATTACCAATATGGTGGTGGTGAAGGAATGGTTTTAATGATTGAACCATTAGTGGCGGCGATTAAAGCTCACCAAACAAAAGACAGTGTAACAATTTTGTTAACACCACAAGGCAAGCAATATGTTCAAGAACAAGTGCAACAATTTGCGACAAATGATAATGATTTAATTTTAGTTTGTGGGCATTATGAAGGCTTTGATGAAAGAGTTTTATATTATATTGATTATGAATTATCAATTGGTGATTATATTTTAACTGGTGGTGAATTAGCTAGTATGGTTGTAATTGATAGTGTTACTCGTTTATGTGAAAATGTAATTAATACACAATCACATCTCAATGATTCTTTTTCTAACAATCTATTAGATTATCCTGTTTATACAAAACCAGTTGAATATGATGGACATTATGTTCCTGAAGTTTTATTAAGTGGTCATCATCAGAAAATTTCCCAATGACGAGAATATGAAGCATTAAAAAAAACTTGATTAAAACGTCTCGATCTTTTAGAAAAAAAAAATTTAACCACAGAACAACAAATATTATTAGAAAAAATTAAAAACGAAAAAAGGTTTAACTACCGCAGAAAGGAAAAAAACAGTTATGAAGATGAATTTAACAGAAGAAATTACAAAAGATCAACTTCGTAG
- the guaA gene encoding glutamine-hydrolyzing GMP synthase, with translation MKTTNKIIILDFGSQYTQLIARRIRDLEVYCEVWPYNTALEKIKTTPMKGIILSGGPASVYAEDAFLIDKQLFELKVPVLGICYGMQLISNLHGGTVQRATKQEFGFSELIIDNQEDLFANIPVKSQVWMSHADHIEGMPTDFIQIAHSENSISAIKHSEKKIYGLQFHPEVTHTLIGQQLLSNFVFNICGCEPKWKITDFISAATTEIKTKVETDNVVLALSGGVDSSVCAVLLHKAIGKQLTCIFVDTGLLRQDSGWNDLQKFQEKFKLNIIKINAQERFLTGLKGVTNPEEKRKIIGNLFIEIFNEEAIKIQNVKWLGQGTIYPDVIESVSVKGPSATIKSHHNVGGLPKDLPFQLIEPLRELFKDEVRRTGDALGIDSKFVYKHPFPGPGLAVRIIGEITAEKVALLQAADQIFIDELYQANLYDQVAQAFVVLLPVQSVGVMGDVRTYGYTAVVRSVDTTDFMTANWSRLPFELLEKVSARIVSEVHGINRITYDITSKPPGTIEWE, from the coding sequence ATGAAAACAACAAATAAAATTATTATTTTAGATTTTGGGTCACAATATACTCAATTAATTGCCCGTCGGATTCGTGACTTAGAAGTATATTGTGAAGTATGACCATATAATACAGCATTAGAAAAAATTAAAACAACACCAATGAAAGGAATTATTTTATCAGGTGGGCCTGCTTCTGTTTATGCAGAAGATGCATTTTTAATTGATAAACAATTGTTTGAATTAAAAGTTCCTGTTTTAGGAATTTGTTATGGAATGCAATTAATAAGTAATTTACATGGAGGGACAGTACAACGAGCAACAAAACAAGAATTTGGTTTTTCAGAATTAATTATTGATAATCAAGAAGATTTGTTTGCGAACATCCCTGTTAAATCACAAGTGTGAATGAGTCATGCTGATCATATTGAAGGAATGCCAACAGATTTTATTCAAATTGCTCATAGTGAAAATTCAATTAGTGCAATTAAACATTCAGAAAAGAAAATTTATGGTTTACAATTTCATCCGGAAGTAACCCACACTTTAATTGGCCAACAATTATTAAGTAATTTTGTTTTTAACATTTGTGGTTGCGAACCAAAATGAAAAATTACAGATTTTATTTCAGCAGCAACAACCGAGATTAAGACTAAAGTTGAAACTGATAATGTTGTTTTAGCATTATCAGGTGGCGTTGATTCTAGTGTTTGTGCAGTTTTATTACATAAAGCAATTGGAAAACAATTAACATGTATTTTTGTTGACACCGGATTATTACGACAAGATAGTGGATGAAATGATTTACAAAAATTTCAAGAAAAATTTAAATTAAATATTATTAAAATTAATGCTCAAGAAAGATTTTTAACTGGCTTAAAGGGAGTTACTAATCCAGAAGAAAAGCGAAAAATTATTGGGAATTTATTTATTGAAATTTTTAATGAAGAAGCAATAAAAATTCAAAATGTTAAATGATTAGGACAAGGAACAATTTATCCAGATGTGATTGAATCTGTCTCAGTGAAAGGACCATCTGCCACAATTAAATCTCATCATAATGTTGGGGGGTTACCAAAGGATTTACCATTTCAATTAATTGAACCATTACGTGAATTATTTAAAGATGAAGTTCGCCGAACTGGCGATGCATTAGGCATCGATTCTAAATTTGTGTATAAGCATCCGTTCCCAGGGCCGGGGTTAGCAGTCCGTATTATTGGTGAAATTACCGCAGAGAAAGTAGCTTTATTACAAGCGGCTGATCAAATTTTTATTGATGAATTATATCAGGCAAATTTATATGATCAAGTTGCACAAGCATTTGTTGTTTTATTACCTGTCCAGTCAGTTGGTGTAATGGGCGATGTACGAACATATGGATACACTGCTGTCGTGCGCAGTGTTGATACAACTGATTTTATGACAGCAAATTGAAGTCGGTTGCCATTTGAATTATTGGAAAAAGTATCAGCTCGAATTGTAAGCGAAGTTCATGGAATTAATCGAATTACTTATGATATTACATCAAAACCGCCAGGAACAATTGAATGGGAATAA
- a CDS encoding transposase, translating to MLNFYKGCIFIWQKKGQKYNKYTSEFRTKIIEEIKQKSCWIVAKQYNINANTVESWWTNHKKEKLNNPKGPKISFGKRNLEYYKTRYELLKKLHDFYN from the coding sequence TTGTTAAATTTTTATAAGGGGTGCATTTTTATATGGCAAAAAAAAGGACAAAAATATAACAAATATACATCAGAATTTAGAACAAAAATCATTGAGGAAATTAAACAAAAAAGTTGTTGAATAGTAGCAAAACAATATAATATAAATGCAAATACAGTAGAATCTTGATGAACAAATCATAAAAAAGAAAAATTAAACAATCCTAAAGGACCTAAAATTTCTTTTGGCAAAAGAAATTTAGAATATTATAAAACAAGGTATGAATTATTAAAAAAGCTCCATGACTTTTACAATTAA
- a CDS encoding transposase: protein MAKNHYTDEFKQQIVGIYKMGQTPEQLVNDYQIGKSTVWKWAHQFSNSGSFKAKDNRTPEENELIQLRKKVKQLEMENDILKQATLIIAKNSNH, encoded by the coding sequence ATGGCAAAGAATCATTATACTGATGAATTTAAGCAACAAATTGTTGGTATTTACAAAATGGGTCAAACTCCTGAACAATTAGTCAATGATTATCAAATTGGTAAATCTACTGTTTGGAAATGAGCTCACCAATTTAGCAACTCGGGCTCATTTAAAGCTAAAGACAATAGAACGCCAGAAGAAAACGAATTAATTCAATTACGTAAAAAAGTTAAACAATTAGAAATGGAAAATGACATTTTAAAGCAAGCAACACTGATAATCGCCAAAAATAGCAATCATTAA
- a CDS encoding IS1/IS1595 family N-terminal zinc-binding domain-containing protein yields the protein MINSLTDDQFLEFHEKVKKEAELIKKQKRLNEIDQKFRDKGIKCPNCQSFYCVKNGHNPEGKQKYLCKKCRASFDAFRDHFTYWSHLNYEQWNLLISG from the coding sequence TTAATAAATAGTTTAACAGATGATCAATTTTTAGAATTTCATGAAAAAGTCAAAAAAGAAGCAGAATTAATTAAAAAACAAAAACGCTTAAATGAAATTGATCAAAAATTTAGGGATAAAGGTATTAAATGTCCTAATTGTCAATCTTTTTATTGTGTTAAAAATGGTCATAATCCTGAAGGAAAACAAAAATATTTATGTAAAAAATGTCGTGCTAGTTTTGATGCTTTTCGTGATCATTTTACGTATTGAAGTCATTTAAATTATGAACAGTGAAATTTATTGATTTCTGGATAG
- a CDS encoding IS3 family transposase (programmed frameshift), producing MGNKTSYSEEFKKQIVMLYKNGKSVINLGQEYNLPKPTIYSWVKNYNNSGSFKAKDNRTLEENEIITLRKELKDLKMENDIFKASRTDNGQKITIINNNKTKYSVRKICKILGLSKSTYYYQTNKCINKQVNNYEQEIISAFNKSRKIYGARKIKVILNRKDIILSRRKIRFFMIKNNLVSKYTKLKYHNHKTTVNNDQINNILNRQFNNKKPNEVIVSDLTYVQVGAKWHYICLLIDLFNREIIGYSAGPNKTAELVQQAFHKITRPLNQITLFHTDRGNEFKNKIIDEILITFNIKRSLSNKGCPYDSAVDETTYKTFKTEFIKGKKFKNLTQLKYELFDFVHLYNNIRIHGSLNYLSPVTFRKQMYI from the exons ATGGGAAATAAAACTTCATACTCTGAAGAATTTAAAAAACAAATTGTCATGCTATATAAAAATGGTAAAAGTGTTATTAATCTAGGGCAAGAATATAATTTACCAAAACCAACTATTTATAGTTGAGTTAAAAATTATAATAATTCTGGTTCATTTAAAGCAAAAGACAATCGCACACTAGAAGAAAATGAAATAATAACTTTACGAAAAGAACTTAAAGACTTGAAAATGGAAAATGACATTT TTAAAGCAAGCCGCACTGATAATGGCCAAAAAATAACAATAATTAATAACAACAAAACAAAATATTCAGTAAGAAAAATATGTAAGATTTTGGGTTTATCAAAATCAACGTATTATTATCAAACTAATAAATGTATTAACAAGCAAGTTAATAATTATGAACAAGAAATTATCAGTGCTTTTAATAAAAGTCGCAAAATTTATGGGGCTCGCAAAATTAAAGTTATTTTAAACAGAAAAGATATCATCTTATCGCGGCGAAAAATCAGATTCTTTATGATCAAAAATAATTTGGTTTCTAAATACACCAAATTAAAATATCATAATCATAAAACAACAGTCAATAATGACCAAATTAATAATATTTTAAATCGTCAATTTAACAACAAAAAACCTAATGAAGTTATTGTTAGTGATTTAACATATGTTCAAGTTGGCGCTAAATGACATTATATTTGTTTATTAATTGACTTGTTTAATCGTGAAATAATTGGTTATAGTGCTGGGCCGAATAAAACAGCCGAACTTGTCCAACAAGCTTTTCATAAAATAACACGACCATTAAATCAAATAACTCTATTTCATACTGATCGTGGTAATGAGTTTAAAAATAAAATCATTGATGAAATTTTAATAACTTTTAATATTAAAAGATCATTAAGCAATAAAGGCTGCCCTTATGATAGTGCTGTGGATGAAACAACTTACAAAACTTTTAAAACTGAATTTATTAAGGGTAAAAAATTTAAAAATTTAACACAACTAAAATACGAACTTTTTGATTTTGTGCATTTATATAACAATATTCGAATTCATGGCAGTTTAAATTATTTATCTCCAGTTACTTTTAGAAAACAAATGTATATATAA
- a CDS encoding 16S rRNA processing protein RimM codes for MEALLKIFKLKKPHAIKGEIKATLLINIKNINKLLNKLMFIQVQMMYTQVTLIKITATKQDYILKFKEFTNINEVISFKECYLFAQKADLNYTEVINRENLINFTVFHNQKKIGILVNQFETKAHLVFEIKTTDVTLMMIPNVDSYVEQVDLQQQEIILKKVI; via the coding sequence ATGGAAGCTTTATTAAAAATTTTTAAGCTTAAAAAGCCCCATGCAATTAAAGGCGAAATTAAAGCAACTTTATTAATAAACATTAAAAATATAAATAAATTGCTTAATAAATTAATGTTTATTCAAGTTCAAATGATGTATACGCAAGTAACATTAATTAAAATTACTGCTACTAAGCAAGATTATATTTTAAAGTTTAAAGAGTTTACTAATATTAATGAGGTAATATCTTTTAAAGAATGCTATTTATTTGCTCAAAAAGCAGATTTGAATTACACAGAAGTTATTAATCGAGAAAATTTAATTAATTTTACAGTCTTTCATAATCAAAAAAAAATTGGGATTTTAGTAAATCAATTTGAAACTAAAGCACATCTTGTTTTTGAAATTAAAACAACAGATGTTACATTAATGATGATTCCAAATGTTGATTCATATGTTGAACAAGTTGATCTTCAACAACAAGAAATTATTTTAAAAAAGGTGATTTAA
- the rplS gene encoding 50S ribosomal protein L19 produces MKMNLTEEITKDQLRSDLPQFSSGDTIKVHYKIQEGNKFRIQAFEGVVIKLQGSGIAESVTIRKISNGAGVERKFPLHSPLIDKIEIVKYGRVRRARIYYMRNRTGKDARIKEIIKTK; encoded by the coding sequence ATGAAGATGAATTTAACAGAAGAAATTACAAAAGATCAACTTCGTAGTGATTTGCCACAATTTTCTTCAGGAGATACAATTAAAGTACATTATAAAATCCAGGAAGGAAATAAGTTTAGAATTCAAGCTTTTGAAGGAGTAGTAATTAAGTTACAAGGTAGCGGAATTGCGGAATCAGTTACAATTCGCAAAATTAGTAATGGAGCTGGCGTTGAAAGAAAATTCCCTTTACATTCGCCATTAATTGATAAGATTGAAATTGTAAAATATGGAAGAGTTCGTCGTGCTAGAATTTATTACATGCGTAATAGAACTGGTAAAGATGCTCGAATTAAAGAGATTATTAAAACAAAATAA
- the rpsP gene encoding 30S ribosomal protein S16 — protein sequence MVKLRLKRIGKKKAAFYRIVAIDARVKRDGEYIELIGTYNPINGDVKINHDLAYKWLLTGAQPTDTVRNLLSKEGLMTKLHNEKYAVKTTKSTKEKAETQIKNKGNKESQRQRQQQMPKNSCN from the coding sequence ATGGTAAAATTACGTTTAAAAAGAATAGGGAAAAAGAAAGCAGCATTCTACCGAATTGTTGCAATAGATGCTCGTGTCAAACGTGATGGAGAATATATTGAGTTAATTGGAACATATAATCCTATTAATGGTGATGTGAAAATTAATCATGATCTTGCTTACAAATGATTATTAACAGGAGCACAACCAACTGATACTGTTCGTAATTTGTTAAGTAAAGAAGGTTTAATGACTAAATTGCATAATGAAAAATATGCTGTTAAAACAACAAAGAGCACAAAAGAAAAGGCAGAAACACAGATAAAAAACAAAGGTAACAAAGAATCCCAAAGGCAAAGACAACAACAGATGCCAAAAAATAGTTGTAATTAA
- a CDS encoding IS3 family transposase, with product MIYLIEKFIGYDVSLHKNAKLVESSFNKLQFSLSNIKIFHTDQGSEFNNNLIYNLLVKNGIQKSYSKPGCPYDNAVAESTYKIFKTEFIKNNKFKNVEQFKLELFDCINWYNNIRIHSKLNYLTPVQYRNYYST from the coding sequence TTGATTTATTTAATCGAGAAATTTATTGGTTATGATGTTAGTTTACACAAAAATGCCAAATTAGTTGAAAGCAGCTTTAATAAACTTCAATTTTCATTAAGCAATATTAAAATATTTCACACTGATCAAGGCAGTGAATTCAATAATAATCTTATTTATAACCTGTTAGTTAAAAATGGGATTCAAAAATCTTACAGTAAACCAGGTTGTCCTTATGACAATGCTGTTGCGGAATCAACATACAAAATTTTTAAAACTGAATTTATTAAAAATAATAAATTTAAAAACGTTGAGCAGTTTAAATTAGAATTATTTGATTGCATTAATTGATACAATAATATTCGAATTCATAGCAAACTAAATTATTTAACACCAGTGCAATACAGAAATTATTATTCTACATAA
- a CDS encoding DDE-type integrase/transposase/recombinase — translation MRRKIKYKQNKEKSLLQYPDLIKRKFNDIKTRFSVLYTDVTYLIWKGERYYQSTIIDGYTKEIVDVKWSKYNDNKLVMDNLNDAINKIKLIKKDLNGIIIHSDHGYQYTSTIYHDKCLSNGIIISMGKKYHCADNIVIESFHSLLKKATIHNKIYG, via the coding sequence ATGAGAAGAAAAATAAAGTATAAACAGAATAAAGAAAAAAGCTTATTGCAATATCCTGATTTAATTAAACGTAAATTCAATGATATAAAAACAAGGTTTTCAGTACTATATACTGATGTAACATATTTAATTTGAAAAGGAGAAAGATATTATCAATCAACAATTATTGATGGATATACTAAAGAAATAGTTGATGTAAAGTGATCTAAATATAATGACAATAAATTAGTAATGGATAATTTAAATGATGCAATTAATAAAATAAAATTAATAAAAAAAGATCTGAATGGAATAATAATTCACTCAGATCACGGATATCAATATACATCCACTATTTATCACGATAAATGTTTATCTAACGGTATTATAATTTCAATGGGGAAAAAATACCACTGTGCAGATAATATTGTTATAGAAAGTTTTCATTCATTACTTAAGAAAGCTACAATCCATAATAAAATATATGGATAG
- the asnS gene encoding asparagine--tRNA ligase yields MTTVLELYQDQVKDQSEVTILGWVRSNRSSGKIGFLVMNDGTVFNNVQIVYKAEQLANFLAISSLRISSAIKVVGKFCVTPPAKQPFEIQASVIEIFDEASEDYPLQKKEHSYEYLREIAHLRAKTNTFNAVFRIRSSSSFAIHEFFNKNNFIYVHTPIITGNDAEGAGESFIVTTRTDNNYNEDFFGKKASLTVSGQLHAEGFAQAFRNVYTFGPTFRAENSNTTRHAAEFWMIEPEIAFIDLEENMTLIEKMIKHIINYLFVNNSHELDFLNSNVDDKLLERLKSVLNDEFVHLSYTKAIEILQKAVTKGQKFENTDIFWGMDLQTEHERYLCEIETKKPTFLFNYPKEIKAFYMKINDDNKTVAACDLLVPGIWELVGGSVRENDYDKIVSRCNELKIPTTDLQWYIDLRKYGYYKSAGFGLGFERFIMYVTGMTNIRDVIPFPRTPRNLLF; encoded by the coding sequence ATGACAACAGTTTTAGAGCTATACCAAGATCAAGTTAAAGATCAAAGTGAAGTTACAATTTTGGGGTGAGTTCGTTCTAATCGCAGTAGTGGTAAAATAGGTTTTTTAGTTATGAATGATGGAACAGTTTTTAATAATGTGCAAATTGTTTATAAAGCGGAGCAACTTGCTAATTTTTTAGCAATTAGTAGTTTACGAATTTCATCAGCAATTAAAGTAGTTGGAAAGTTTTGTGTAACACCACCCGCCAAACAACCGTTTGAAATTCAAGCATCCGTAATTGAAATTTTTGATGAGGCAAGTGAAGATTATCCATTACAAAAAAAAGAGCATTCTTATGAATATTTACGTGAAATTGCTCATTTACGTGCAAAAACAAACACTTTTAATGCGGTGTTCCGAATTCGTAGTAGTAGTTCTTTTGCAATTCATGAATTTTTTAATAAAAATAATTTTATTTATGTTCATACACCAATCATTACCGGAAATGATGCTGAAGGTGCTGGCGAATCATTTATTGTAACAACAAGAACTGATAACAATTATAATGAAGATTTTTTTGGGAAAAAAGCTAGTTTAACTGTTTCGGGTCAACTTCATGCTGAAGGATTTGCACAAGCTTTTCGAAATGTTTATACTTTTGGTCCAACATTTCGTGCTGAAAATTCTAATACAACAAGACATGCTGCTGAATTTTGAATGATTGAGCCTGAAATTGCTTTTATTGACCTGGAAGAAAATATGACATTAATTGAAAAAATGATTAAGCATATTATTAATTATTTATTTGTTAACAACAGTCATGAACTTGACTTTTTAAATAGTAATGTTGATGATAAATTATTAGAAAGATTAAAAAGTGTTTTAAATGATGAATTTGTTCATTTATCATATACAAAAGCAATTGAAATTTTGCAGAAAGCTGTTACAAAAGGTCAAAAATTTGAAAATACAGATATTTTTTGAGGAATGGATTTGCAAACTGAGCATGAAAGATATTTATGTGAAATAGAAACAAAAAAACCAACCTTTTTATTTAATTATCCAAAAGAAATTAAAGCATTTTATATGAAAATTAATGATGACAATAAAACAGTTGCTGCGTGTGATTTACTAGTGCCAGGAATTTGAGAATTAGTTGGCGGTAGTGTTCGTGAAAATGATTATGATAAAATTGTTAGTCGTTGTAATGAACTAAAAATTCCAACGACAGATTTACAATGATATATTGATTTACGAAAATATGGCTATTATAAAAGTGCGGGTTTTGGATTAGGATTTGAACGTTTTATTATGTATGTGACAGGAATGACAAATATTCGTGATGTGATTCCATTTCCGCGTACGCCACGAAACTTATTATTTTAA
- the hpt gene encoding hypoxanthine phosphoribosyltransferase yields the protein MKIDKLELYLSEDKIQDKIKDYAEKLNKLYAGKTLYCIGLLNGALFFMSDLLKQLKVQIVIDTMSISSYIGTQSTNKITIHKDISKDITGQDVLLIEDLIDTGKTLSAVIEQIQAKKPNSLRVVCLADKLAMHPNFNYPYDALFTVPNEFIVGYGFDYNDQFRQLPNVYIWRGE from the coding sequence GTGAAAATAGACAAATTAGAATTATATCTATCAGAGGATAAAATTCAAGATAAAATTAAGGATTATGCGGAAAAATTAAATAAATTATACGCGGGGAAAACGTTATATTGTATTGGTTTACTAAATGGAGCATTATTTTTTATGAGTGATTTGTTAAAACAACTTAAAGTTCAAATTGTGATTGATACAATGAGTATTTCAAGTTATATTGGAACTCAGTCAACAAATAAAATTACTATTCATAAGGATATTTCAAAAGATATTACTGGACAAGATGTTTTATTAATTGAAGATTTGATTGATACTGGTAAAACATTATCGGCTGTCATTGAACAAATTCAAGCAAAAAAACCAAATAGTTTACGAGTAGTTTGCTTAGCAGATAAACTTGCTATGCATCCAAATTTTAATTATCCCTATGATGCACTATTTACTGTTCCAAATGAGTTTATTGTTGGTTATGGTTTTGATTATAATGACCAATTTCGACAATTACCGAATGTATATATATGGAGAGGTGAATAA
- a CDS encoding IS3 family transposase — protein sequence MKSVLKSVAIPYYYQTNKCINKQVNNYEQEIISAFNKSRKIYGARKIKVILNRKDIILSRRKIRLFMIKNNLVSKYTKLKYHNHKTTVNNDQINNILNRQFNNKKPNEVIVSDLTYVKVGAKWHYICLLIDLFNREIIGYSAGSNKTAELVQQAFHKITRPLNQITLFHTDRGNEFKNKIIDEILITFNIKRSLSNKGCPYDNAVAETTYKTFKTEFIKGKKFKNLTQLKYELFDFVHWYNNIRIHGSLNYLSPVTFRKQMSI from the coding sequence ATAAAAAGTGTCCTAAAAAGTGTTGCCATTCCATATTATTATCAAACTAATAAATGTATTAACAAGCAAGTTAATAATTATGAACAAGAAATTATCAGTGCTTTTAATAAAAGTCGCAAAATTTATGGGGCTCGCAAAATTAAAGTTATTTTAAACAGAAAAGATATCATCTTATCGCGGCGAAAAATAAGATTATTTATGATCAAAAATAATTTGGTTTCTAAATACACCAAATTAAAATATCATAATCATAAAACAACAGTCAATAATGACCAAATTAATAATATTTTAAATCGTCAATTTAACAACAAAAAACCTAATGAAGTTATTGTTAGTGATTTAACATATGTTAAAGTTGGCGCTAAATGACATTATATTTGTTTATTAATTGACTTGTTTAATCGTGAAATAATTGGTTATAGTGCTGGGTCGAATAAAACAGCCGAACTGGTCCAACAAGCTTTTCATAAAATAACACGACCATTAAATCAAATAACTCTATTTCATACTGATCGTGGTAATGAGTTTAAAAATAAAATCATTGATGAAATTTTAATAACTTTTAATATTAAAAGATCATTAAGCAATAAAGGCTGCCCTTATGATAATGCTGTGGCTGAAACAACTTACAAAACTTTTAAAACTGAATTTATTAAGGGTAAAAAATTTAAAAATTTAACACAATTAAAATACGAACTTTTTGATTTTGTGCATTGATATAACAATATTCGAATTCATGGCAGTTTAAATTATTTATCTCCAGTTACTTTTAGAAAACAAATGTCTATATAA